The Nymphaea colorata isolate Beijing-Zhang1983 chromosome 11, ASM883128v2, whole genome shotgun sequence genome includes the window GTCTCTGTATGTACTTAAGTTCAGCGTGCTTAGCAGTGGAAGCAGAAGAACATTGCGTGTAGTGTTGAAGCAAGTGAGCACGCTGACCAGACGCGCTTTTTGAAGCATATAAATTATTGGGAGAGGGAGGTCGGCTCGCCTCGTGAAATACTGAGACAACTCGATCGTCCCATACTTAACATCAACAAATTAATTTGATCTTGGATGGGTTTTTGTCTTTTGAAAGGATTACGAAACGTCGCCTCGGCGAACAAAACGACTGCCTAACTTTTGAATCCCATCGTGCAACCgctcaaaaattataaaacaattcTCAACTACTCGCTTATTGTTAAAATGAAAGTTATAATAAAACAATGAAGTACAAAATTGGCCCCTGAagtattatttaaaaaatcagtaaaattttataaaacctTGCCGACGACAACCATGGTCCCTCTGCTAAAGCAATGATCGGCGACTGCTGTCAAGGAGGGTTTATAGCAAACAGAAGGCAGACAAGGAGGGTTTATAGCAGCCCACCCTCTAACAGCAAAGGGAGGGCGGGCTGCTGTCAACCGCATCCTCGCCGCCGGGGGGACAGTGGCCGACCTCGCCGTCTCTGGGGCGCTGTCGGCGAGCGAGGGTGGGGGGCTGCTGTCAACTCGCCGCCTTCGGACAGTCGCCGACTCGCCGGCGCTGGGGCGATGCTCGCTATTGATTGATGGCTGATGGGCTGTTGTCGACCATCAGTGACTTCCGCCGTCCGAGGACGGTCGATGGCATCATCGactaactttcttttttttttttttccaaatttttgtaaaatattttatttatgagTGCAATTTTGTATTTCGTTTAttattttaacgttttttaacAGAAGGTAGGTCTCTGAGAATCACAAGCATACATTGAGATTCATGGGTTAAGCGGTTTTTTGTTACTGCCATTATGTATGTTTTCCCCTTTTACCACGTTAATAAGATTTTATAATTAAAGAGAATTCGCGAtggaaaattaatgaaatttcgTGAGTTATATGACCTTATTTTGACATCCCAGTAAACTGATCACAGGATCGATTCGTGAGCATTGAACATAGATGTGACCACATTATTactatttcaatttcatgtttttttgcaCTAAAAGGGTAGATCTATAAAACACGCAGTTCATGAACCTGTCACATCTACATAACAgatatttataaaacacttaCTTGTTGTCGGACAGCTTCCaaaattataattttgaaaagagcTCTTAGAGTCAGAGATTGAATTTATGTAAAAGTAAAGGGACTCCATTTTGACTAGAGTCTCGTAGAAAAgggttttttctattttgaattttctcGTAGGTGCCTAACTTTCGCCAACAATCGTATTTTTTGTGATTTGACTTACCAAAAGCAAAATGTCAAACTTTGGAAAATTAGGAAAAGATAGTACCTTCATCTCCTATACCTACCCGAGTCTTCGGGTTAAAACCTAAAAGGCAAAAGACCAAGATAATTTCTTGGTCGTAGTCTTGAGCAGAAAGTTGGGCAAGCTAATTATATGTGCATGTGTCGATTTTCTGGACCAATCCGGATGTTCAGATTCTATATTCACATTGCCTGAtctaaaatgtgaaaaaagatGCAGATCTAAGATATATAGTGTGTGATGAACTAGATCGAAATTATTGACACTCAATCCAGATGAATCGAATGATAAATTCAGATGATTTCTAATTAATTTTACAAATTTCTCTTATTCACTTATAGCCTTTCCCGTGGAGTTTTACAGTCCACTTGAGAGAGGTACACATCTACGCTacgtttggatggagagaaagaaaaggaaaggaatggatgaaagagaaaggaaactaAAGAAATGCAAAGAGaatgagaagagaaagaaaagaaatgaaagagaatgaATGTCCAtttctttccctcccaatcTCTCCATTTTCAGATGGATTGGAATTAcataaaaaaactcatttccttttctttcctttcctctcATTTGGTTTGCATCCAAACACAGttattagcttttttttttctttccctcatTATTCattagtcatccaaacaggaaagaactttctttttatttctctccatccaaacaggctgTTAAAGACCACTTCAGACTCTGGACGGAGAGACTTGGTTGCTCGCTGGATATGTAGAGATGTAAAACCTTCAAGGCCATTCATTTGTCCCCCAAGATCCATGGATTGCAGCTTGTGTACCATCAACTTGAAGATACACCCTTACCCATTGGGCTAGGAACATAACGCCGACAAGAACCGAAAGGAAGGCCTGAACTTTCACTACGCCTCCATCGGACCAGCTATTTTATGCCCCACTTAACCCAAATACTTGGCTCTATTGCCAAATCGATCTCATGTTCCTAAGTTTTTTAAAGTAACTGGAGTCAGTTGTGAAGTAGGTGAATGTTGCCAGTCCAAACAACATGGACTTTTGCCATCTCAATTGTGAACTCAGAGTCCATGCAAAACAGGAAAAACGTGCCCATTTCGAGATTGATTTAGTCAAGATGGTTTGTTTTATCTGCAACTAAATTCTGGTGCAAGTGGTCCAAATCTAGAGACAAAAATCCAAcaccctttctctttttgcGGCGAGAAATCCACTCCGGCGGCGTCTTGGACCACTTAATACGCCTGCCTCTTCTGAAGTAAACCCTGAGTCGGGCGCTGCCGGGCATTGGTTCATCCAAGAAGAATTCCAGAAGACCAATGCTCAACATATCagagtttggactttggagaaAGTGAATTATCACCCGGGCTGATCAGGAGCTGTTCATATCCCTGGTCTTTGGCTCAAATCTCCGGCCTCACAATGAGCCAAAGGATGCCTTGTATAGGCTCGGCTCGAGCCgacttgttttttaaacaaGTCCAGTTGAGACTGTATGGGCTCAACTCATGTGAGCTCGATTTAGCTTGTTAAGAgcatatgtataatataattaCCTACTTATGTATCATCATCTTTTGAAGCTTGAGCCATAAAGAGTCGATGTTTTTGTACTCAAATTGTACTTTTGGCTCGTTGAGCCACTTAGCTGAACCTAGCTCAAGCCAGCCGTACATGACATGAGCCAAGTTTGAGCCGCCTACGCTCAATTTGATGTGGCCATGTCTCTTGCACagaaaagcatatatatatatatatatatatatatatatgaagttgtTAAAGATGCATAtgtgagaaaaatgaaaaattgtagagctagtgtgggcaactgtcaTACCAGCTCACATGTGGCTCTGCTATGGTGCTGAGCAAAGAACCTTATCTATCGGAGAATGACAAGTAACCTGTGATGTTAAAAATCAAGTTGCATTCATAAATATTGAGAAGCACATACATGTTCAGGGCTGAGAAAAAACACGACGCTTTGTCCACATCCACATGGATAGGCCTTCAACATTTACTTGATTGAAACTGTGAATTGGAACCAGCCTTGGTGCCCATGTGATCAGGTTCATGTTGCAGGCATTAtcttatgcttttttttttttttaactaatcCAACAACAAAAACGTCGAAAGATCAGTAAAATCACGTATACATGTAGTTTTCGACTCGTAATGGGGATCAGTTTACGCAAGACATGATTATCACCTGCTAGATCTGGGGCAAAAGAGCCGATTAAGGTTTGCATTTAAAGTTTTTCTTGGCGGATGTGGGATtctgtgggcaactgcccactcTGACTCACACATATTGCTAATTTATATATTAACGCATTATTGtcattttttcctttacatATCATTATCCAGGTAATAGGTTTGAAATATTAGTATCCTTCAGttaaaaatttcttgatcagcTACCGATCTTGCTTCCATTCTGAACGAGACAGAGTCACATATAAGCTGGTGTGGACAGTTGCAACCcctcaaagtttttttttttttcaaatgaatatttttaaatatttgctaAGTTATGTATACGAGTGTCCcttcaaacatgaaaaatctACCAAGAGTGCTCCTTCTACTCCTTCTAGAAATCTTTTGTGGTTCCGCCACCGCTGAACCCTCCTTGGGAAAAAAAGATCTGAAGTTTGAGTATGTGATACTTCATCGTCGGATCACGTCGTCATCCCTGAGAAGGAAAAAACGTCTAAATACCAATACATGAAGCTTTTgtcttcatgtttttctcttaaaattctACTTTTTAATGATATTATAACTAATTGCATGGAATTTAAGTGCTTTCATATTATATGTATACTCTCAATTaatctttttcatgaaaaggcTTTAAGTTGATGGGAGGTTAATGAAGTCGATCTGCTCAAATCATGTTCAACTTTTTTTGAACCCCTTCAAGTTCTTAACTAGAGATGTATTTATATGGAGTTTATATTCAAGAACAATTGATCACGATCATAATCAAACCAAGATTGCTCCACACGATTGATCAAATACAACAACCCATTCTGCCAAAACCTTTGAATTTGAAACTATGAATGAATAAAATGGAAACATACATATGTGTATACAGAattatttaaaaggaaaaaaaaaagaaggtcaaGACAGaataatttatggaaaaaaaaggaaaaagatgaagatcACGTGATCTGCTGAATGAACACCGACCATGTATGAAGGGGACGTCGCCATCTCCAACAACCATGGTGATCAAAAGCCATGGGCCCATAAGCAACTGCGCTGCCTTGCTGTTTCCTGTGTAAATGGAGCGAATTCTCCACAATTCGTCACCATCAGCAAGACATGAAGAGTTGCAGGTAAGCGGTGCTTCATGGCGCATGAACAGCACCAGTGGAAAGAGATATGGATGGAGCCGAGCTTTATCAATTCGTGGTCGGTGATTCGACTGATTGAATAGCActtaaaaaatcatgaagatggTCCCGTAGGTGCAATAATTTCTCCTTGCCCACAACCTCTGTCATTTCCAGCGATAAGACCAAGAAGATGATCTTGTCCTTTATGTCCCAAATCTAATTTGTGGGTCAGTATCAAATAACATATTCCATTGCAGTTTGCAAAAAATGATCTTAATTTAACACTAATAAAGAAAGCTACAGTCGCAATCTTATCGCCTCTTTTATAACATTCAAGATTCCAGGAATATAAAGTTAGCCTAACTTTACCTTGTATTTAAAGAATAAGAACAAGAATACCAAAGTAGGGTCCTGCCATGGCTTATTCTATTTTTCAATGGGAAAAAGAATAGAGCAAGGGTCGGAAAAGGAgtgttatgtttttttatttttcccttatgGGTTCCAATTAACTGTTTAAAAAGGGCTTACCTTCTCCTTTATAACTCAATCCAagttaaattaaagaaaaacatgggtTGCAGGAAGTGAAGAAAACAACTATGTCCGCTTTTCTGCCAAAATTTGATGGAttaccttttctctttcctaGAACCTGAAAAAACCGCCTTTCTTAGATGACATGCACTAAATCAAGGTCCGTACTCGTTCAGTACTGTCTCGAATGCTGTAGAATATGCAAGAAACTTCATGAATGTGAAacctttttaatttatataagaTTGATTTAAGTATATGAACTTACTTTTTTTATAATACGAAAGGAATAAAGACAAGTGCTAGCTTATAACAACAGCCAGCATAGCAAATTCTTTCTTCGGTTTAcgattaatataaaaaatcatgGCCGCTTTATTGCTTTTGGCCGACCATCCTTTTCTTAAGCGTTCCTGATTAGAACTTCAGTTAAATGTGTTAATAATGAAAAACTGTTTTCCAATTCATAAAACTGCACAGCTATCCCTACACAAGAAGGGAAGAAATGTTTAATAAATTGGCATATAAGTACTCCTCAAATACCAGGCGCTTAAGTTGTAAGCTTCTAACCATGGTTAATGCAACGAAATGATGAATTTATCTTAAAATTTCCGTACAAATATCGGGAATGAACTTGTCAGTGTGCTGAATTCCCTGCAATTGGGGAAAGAATTTAGGAAGATAAACATTAATCCTTCTTTTCTGTTCTTGTGATGAAATAATTTCATATGTATCTTGAAATATGACCATGGAAACTACGCCTTTCTGTGTGTTTGATTTGATGTACGCAGAAACACCTTAAATCCCAACAGccaaaaagaaacagaacacTAAGAACTTCATTGGGAACATAGAAAATTTTTGTATTGAACAGCGAATAATTAAGCAGTACATCAGTCCAAGAGCATGCAAATGGTTTTCTAGTGGAGAGTAGCAAGATCTGCGACCCCCTTTCCTACTTCTATCAAGTTGATCAACAGCAAGAAAACAGAAGAGGGGACGCTGAATCCCAGCAGCGCCAGCATCCCCAGAGCCACGCTGGGCCTTGTGTTCATCAAAAACGTCTGCAGCATGCCCACCCCTTTGCATACATCGGAATCATATGAGGCATAATACCTCTTCTCCCACTCCATCCAGTCCGCGGGGGCCTCCTGGTTCCGCTCCACCATCTTCATTTCATTAATCCTCATCCTCAGAACGATCATGTTCTCGTCGACAATCTTGCTGCTGAATTCCCGACTGTTGGCGTCTTTTCTTGATGCAGCTACCACTTGCACGCACAGCCGGCCGGAACTTTGCCTGGAGACCCGGTGGCCTGAAACTGGCGGCCTGAAAACCAGAGAGCTGGTGGCAGCTTCCATGTTGGTGGTTGTAGTGCTTAACTGTAAGCTTTTAAAATCTGAGGAAGCAGCGAGGAAGAGGGACTTTATTTATAGACTTCTTGAAAGGAGGAGCTCTTCATGTGCGTTTTGATGCTTGGTAGAAGGCCGCTTTTGTTACGCGTTTGTACTGTACCGAAGTGACAGACATGCGGAGCTGTTTGACAGCGACACCTGTTTCACATCATTCTTCGTTAATTGTTTCATAAAGTAGAAAAGTTATCATCGACAAATTTGCTGATCTTTTTAGTACTTAACTTTTAAGCCAGAATCGCGTGCATTGGACCGTATCATTTGATTCATATCATATTCTCTGATCACTTCCTTTTAAAATCCGCCGACATGAAGCAGGATCAGATCATATGAGCCAAGATCGGCCGGTAAGTACAGCCATCTATTAATAAAAATTAGGCTGaactttatctttctttctaaGCCGGTGGACAATATTGCATCGGTTTTCTTCGTTTCTGATACATGACAGGAACCAGCATGCTACGGGGTTATCGCTCATGGCTAATGACCCGCAGCTTGGTACTGTATTAGTTGAGAGCTGGCACCGAGTGCATTTAATATTTAAGCAATCAAAGGGTTCCATACAGAAACCACACGGTTTGGCTTTTTCACATGCAAGAACATGACGAACTTTTGTAGGGCCGAAACATAGGCTTTGTATTTAGACGATTAGATTTATACATCAGAGAGATACTTCAAGTTCGTCGTATTTCTTTGTATTAATTATGTTCCTCTAACGCAGATTACACCTTTAAATGGGGATGGTAATCAaaagcgg containing:
- the LOC116264698 gene encoding uncharacterized protein LOC116264698 — its product is MEAATSSLVFRPPVSGHRVSRQSSGRLCVQVVAASRKDANSREFSSKIVDENMIVLRMRINEMKMVERNQEAPADWMEWEKRYYASYDSDVCKGVGMLQTFLMNTRPSVALGMLALLGFSVPSSVFLLLINLIEVGKGVADLATLH